The following proteins are co-located in the Labrys monachus genome:
- a CDS encoding substrate-binding domain-containing protein, which yields MTIRALRLAAAAGAAIIALAAAGNAADAAGGKKIGIAAREITNDYNRGIIEGARKVLEAAGDTVVVADGQADPRKHNDNIENLVNAHVDGIIIQLGDAQQLAPVVAKATAAGIPVVTTSVGAKTEGALTDVGGDEALMGTLMSRALLSSINYQGDVYVVWVPGAPLLETRKRILEAMVKDYPKVKLHEVPTEHSPAKVQSQIEDILTANPDPGSVAAVWGAYDLLTSGAVQAIRQAGRNEIKVASIDGDRVGFQMLLEDGSPFVATVAQDVPHIGELAGQTMLQALDGKKEFPSSMFTDAYVVTHSNGVAAAEKRWGKDVWKDIQIDPKDVTARWPQDGSILVVHPTLP from the coding sequence ATGACGATCAGGGCACTTCGCCTCGCCGCAGCGGCCGGCGCCGCCATCATCGCGCTGGCCGCGGCCGGGAACGCGGCGGACGCCGCCGGCGGCAAGAAAATCGGCATCGCCGCGCGCGAGATCACCAACGACTACAATCGCGGCATCATCGAGGGCGCCCGCAAGGTGCTGGAAGCGGCCGGCGACACGGTCGTGGTGGCCGATGGCCAGGCCGATCCGCGCAAGCACAACGACAACATCGAGAATCTCGTCAACGCGCATGTCGACGGCATCATCATCCAGCTCGGCGACGCCCAGCAGCTCGCGCCGGTGGTCGCCAAGGCGACTGCCGCGGGCATTCCCGTGGTCACCACCTCGGTCGGCGCCAAGACGGAAGGCGCCCTGACCGATGTCGGCGGCGACGAGGCGCTGATGGGCACGCTGATGAGCCGCGCCTTGCTCTCCAGCATCAACTACCAGGGCGATGTCTATGTCGTGTGGGTGCCTGGCGCGCCGCTGCTGGAGACCCGCAAGCGCATCCTCGAAGCGATGGTGAAGGACTATCCCAAGGTCAAGCTGCACGAGGTGCCGACCGAGCACAGCCCGGCCAAGGTACAGTCGCAGATCGAGGACATCCTCACCGCCAATCCCGATCCCGGCAGCGTCGCCGCCGTGTGGGGCGCCTATGACCTGCTGACCTCCGGCGCCGTGCAGGCGATCCGCCAGGCCGGCCGCAACGAGATCAAGGTCGCCTCGATCGACGGCGACCGCGTCGGCTTCCAGATGCTGCTCGAGGACGGCAGCCCCTTCGTCGCCACCGTGGCGCAGGACGTGCCCCATATCGGCGAGCTCGCCGGGCAGACCATGCTGCAGGCCCTCGACGGCAAGAAGGAATTTCCGAGCTCGATGTTCACCGACGCCTATGTGGTGACCCATTCGAACGGAGTGGCCGCCGCCGAGAAGCGCTGGGGCAAGGATGTCTGGAAGGACATCCAGATCGATCCCAAGGACGTGACGGCGCGCTGGCCGCAGGACGGCTCGATCCTCGTCGTCCACCCGACGCTGCCCTGA
- a CDS encoding ATP-binding cassette domain-containing protein, producing MAMTQIDRDVAGAAPPPAPPVLECRNIRKVFPGVVALDGVDVAITRGEIHAFVGQNGAGKSTLVKVLTGVYPASEGEILVDGVATRIASPVDAEAAGIVIVHQDQQLVGQFDITRNIFLGREMSRAGLLDFAAMGREAEDLLRRVGAGFPATTLVRDLSVAQRELVAIAAALARRPRVLILDEPTASLSNSEADHLFGIIRGLRESGVTIIYISHYLDEVFDLVDRITVLRDGRLVSTSPVGKTSRQRIIDEIVGRSLSQLYPKEAVPLGAPLLEVRGLSQGKALRDVSLSIRGGEIFGIAGLMGAGRTELAMALVGALPRSGGDVMLQGKPSRPRSPREAKNAGFALIPEDRRHEGLVTDLSVRENLSLPNIGRFATFGLLDLAREKASALDLVDRLKIATPSIRQITRNLSGGNQQKIVIGRWLTGNAKVFIFDEPTTGVDVGSKVEIYRQMTEVARQGAAVIFISSDFEELVGMCDRVAVMRKGEIVSTHEAAGLDVPGLMYLATESGGPAEAPGAGTAAGSPRGAGAFLTRWGTIAGMAIVLAAIGAVTPDFLAPANLLDVLKQGSLLAFIALGLTAVLVAGGFDMSAGAVSQLAANLAAGTVAAGFGSAAALAIGAGAGLAAGLCNAVFVLVLRMPPFVATLGSMFVAMGLSLLYNGGQALTLYDQPAFFFIGQGYLGPVPFIAVILAVTLLILHILFKHTPAGLRMYAVGENLAAAELRGIDRRRAVVASFAIGGIVLGLSGVVLASYSYGASALATGLDFLISALAAAFLGTSLSRTGELDMIGTTIAAIFLAALANGLVLMGVSNLALPGIQGSVLILSILLGVIHKRGIGQVTIF from the coding sequence ATGGCGATGACGCAGATCGACCGCGATGTCGCGGGCGCCGCCCCGCCCCCCGCCCCGCCCGTGCTCGAATGCCGCAACATCCGCAAGGTCTTCCCGGGCGTGGTGGCGCTGGACGGCGTCGATGTCGCGATCACGCGCGGCGAGATCCACGCCTTCGTCGGCCAGAACGGCGCCGGCAAGTCCACCCTGGTCAAGGTGCTGACCGGCGTCTATCCGGCGAGCGAGGGCGAGATCCTCGTCGACGGCGTCGCCACGCGGATCGCCAGTCCCGTCGACGCCGAGGCGGCCGGCATCGTCATCGTGCATCAGGATCAGCAACTGGTCGGCCAGTTCGACATCACCCGCAACATCTTCCTCGGCCGCGAGATGTCGCGCGCCGGCCTGCTCGATTTTGCCGCCATGGGGCGCGAGGCCGAGGACCTGCTCCGGCGGGTCGGAGCGGGCTTTCCGGCGACGACGCTGGTCCGCGACCTCAGCGTGGCGCAGCGCGAGCTCGTCGCCATCGCCGCCGCCCTGGCGCGCCGGCCGCGCGTGCTCATCCTCGACGAGCCGACGGCCTCGCTCAGCAATTCGGAAGCCGACCATCTCTTCGGCATCATCCGCGGCCTGCGCGAGTCCGGCGTCACCATCATCTACATCTCGCATTATCTCGACGAGGTCTTCGATCTCGTCGACCGCATCACCGTGCTGCGCGACGGCAGGCTGGTCTCGACCAGCCCGGTCGGCAAGACCTCGCGCCAGCGGATCATCGACGAGATCGTCGGCCGCTCGCTCAGCCAGCTCTATCCCAAGGAGGCGGTGCCGCTCGGCGCCCCGCTCCTGGAGGTCAGGGGCCTGTCGCAAGGCAAGGCGCTGCGCGACGTCTCGCTGTCGATCCGCGGCGGCGAGATCTTCGGCATCGCCGGGCTGATGGGCGCCGGCCGCACCGAACTCGCCATGGCACTGGTCGGCGCGCTGCCGCGCAGCGGCGGCGACGTCATGCTGCAGGGCAAGCCGTCGCGGCCGCGTTCGCCGCGCGAGGCCAAGAATGCCGGCTTCGCCCTCATCCCCGAGGATCGCCGGCACGAGGGCCTGGTGACCGACCTCTCGGTGCGCGAAAACCTGTCGCTGCCGAATATCGGCCGCTTCGCCACCTTCGGCCTCCTCGATCTCGCCCGGGAAAAGGCCTCGGCTCTCGATCTCGTCGACCGGCTGAAGATCGCGACGCCGAGCATCCGCCAGATCACCCGCAACCTTTCGGGCGGCAACCAGCAGAAGATCGTCATCGGGCGCTGGCTCACGGGCAACGCCAAGGTCTTCATCTTCGACGAACCGACGACGGGCGTCGATGTCGGCTCCAAGGTCGAGATCTACCGGCAGATGACCGAGGTCGCCCGCCAGGGCGCAGCCGTGATCTTCATCTCCTCCGACTTCGAGGAACTGGTCGGCATGTGCGACCGCGTCGCGGTGATGCGCAAGGGCGAGATCGTCTCGACGCACGAGGCCGCCGGCCTCGACGTGCCCGGCCTGATGTATCTGGCGACCGAGAGCGGCGGCCCCGCCGAGGCGCCGGGAGCGGGGACGGCCGCCGGCTCGCCGCGCGGCGCGGGCGCCTTCCTGACGCGCTGGGGCACCATCGCCGGCATGGCGATCGTCCTCGCGGCGATCGGGGCGGTGACGCCGGATTTCCTCGCGCCGGCCAATCTCCTCGACGTGCTCAAGCAGGGCAGCCTCCTCGCCTTCATCGCGCTGGGGCTGACGGCGGTGCTCGTCGCTGGCGGCTTCGACATGTCGGCCGGCGCGGTGAGCCAGCTCGCCGCCAATCTCGCGGCCGGCACGGTGGCGGCCGGCTTCGGCTCCGCCGCGGCGCTCGCCATCGGTGCCGGGGCGGGCCTCGCCGCCGGCCTGTGCAACGCCGTGTTCGTGCTGGTGTTGCGCATGCCGCCCTTCGTCGCGACGCTCGGCTCGATGTTCGTCGCGATGGGCCTGTCGCTGCTCTACAATGGCGGCCAGGCGCTGACCCTCTACGACCAGCCGGCCTTCTTCTTCATCGGCCAGGGCTATCTCGGGCCGGTTCCCTTCATCGCCGTCATCCTGGCGGTCACGCTTCTCATCCTGCACATCCTCTTCAAGCACACGCCGGCGGGCCTGCGCATGTATGCGGTGGGCGAAAACCTCGCCGCCGCCGAACTCAGGGGCATCGACCGCCGCCGCGCCGTGGTCGCCTCCTTCGCCATCGGCGGCATCGTGCTGGGCCTGTCCGGCGTCGTGCTCGCCTCCTACAGCTACGGCGCCTCGGCGCTCGCTACCGGCCTCGACTTCCTGATCAGCGCCCTCGCCGCGGCCTTCCTCGGCACCAGCCTGTCGCGCACCGGCGAGCTCGACATGATCGGCACCACCATCGCGGCGATCTTCCTCGCGGCGCTGGCCAACGGCCTCGTGCTGATGGGCGTCTCCAACCTCGCTCTGCCCGGCATCCAGGGCAGCGTCCTCATCCTGTCGATCCTGCTTGGCGTCATCCACAAGCGCGGCATCGGCCAGGTCACCATCTTCTAG
- a CDS encoding amidohydrolase family protein — protein MSIVIDAHNHIGTRHGATQTGADLVAKMDSTGVAKAVIFPFTEGNFTNDAVKTAYDQFPERLIPYCAVNPWQPDAAAEVRRCVRDWGFKGLKLHPTLNGYHLADPGLVNPLFEEAGDLGIPIIVHGASDLYNAPPEFAEMARRFPKVKLLMAHMGFFWAVDQAIAYAKELPNLYLETSRAPIFEITTAVRELGPGKVIWGTDSPFVDYEWEFRKMERCSADKAVYDLVVGGTMAEILHIAG, from the coding sequence ATGAGCATCGTCATCGACGCCCACAACCACATCGGCACCCGCCACGGTGCGACCCAGACCGGCGCGGACCTCGTCGCCAAGATGGACAGCACCGGCGTCGCCAAGGCGGTGATCTTTCCCTTCACCGAAGGCAATTTCACCAATGACGCGGTCAAGACGGCCTATGACCAGTTCCCGGAGCGTCTGATCCCCTATTGCGCCGTCAATCCCTGGCAGCCCGACGCCGCCGCCGAAGTGCGGCGCTGCGTGCGCGACTGGGGCTTCAAGGGCCTGAAGCTGCATCCCACGCTCAACGGCTATCACCTCGCCGATCCCGGCCTCGTCAACCCGCTGTTCGAGGAAGCCGGCGACCTCGGCATTCCCATCATCGTCCATGGCGCCAGCGACCTCTACAACGCACCGCCCGAATTCGCCGAGATGGCGCGGCGCTTCCCGAAGGTGAAGCTGCTGATGGCGCATATGGGCTTCTTCTGGGCGGTCGACCAGGCGATCGCCTATGCCAAGGAGTTGCCCAACCTCTATCTGGAGACCTCGCGCGCGCCGATCTTCGAGATCACCACCGCCGTGCGCGAGCTCGGCCCCGGCAAGGTGATCTGGGGCACCGATTCGCCCTTCGTCGACTATGAATGGGAGTTCAGGAAGATGGAGCGCTGCTCGGCCGACAAGGCTGTCTACGACCTCGTGGTCGGCGGCACCATGGCGGAAATCCTGCACATTGCGGGATGA
- a CDS encoding sugar-binding transcriptional regulator, which yields MKTSRNDDAKELNDRPDVSPSDRKLELAARAAWLYHAKGRRQDQIALELNISRQIVQRLIALAASEKLIRFQLIHPLSECIELAERLRQRFELIYCDVAPAEKDREEDISTVATAAAFYLENLLQQKAPITIGVGNGAAMRETTLRIPPLNRPQHKFVSLMGNLTRHGRASHYDVVMRLSERVGAQCYPLPMPVVTNTVAEREVLQAQLAYQSFLSLVEEASVLMMGIGYMGWQAPLHLDGFITDVELGQAMEAGAIGELLGHGIDASGRLVSGGYHDRLTSFLLQAGARRPTMIVQSGTIRVPAIRAALDGRLANSLITDENTARRLLEE from the coding sequence ATGAAAACATCTCGGAACGACGACGCGAAAGAACTGAACGACCGGCCGGATGTCTCGCCGAGCGACCGCAAGCTCGAACTGGCGGCGCGCGCGGCCTGGCTCTACCACGCCAAGGGCCGCCGGCAGGACCAGATCGCGCTGGAGCTCAACATCTCCCGGCAGATCGTGCAGCGGCTGATCGCGCTCGCCGCCAGCGAGAAACTGATCCGCTTCCAATTGATCCATCCGCTGTCCGAATGCATCGAGCTGGCGGAGCGGCTCCGGCAACGCTTCGAGCTGATCTATTGCGATGTCGCGCCCGCCGAGAAGGACCGGGAAGAGGACATCTCCACCGTCGCCACCGCCGCCGCCTTCTATCTGGAGAACCTCCTGCAGCAGAAGGCGCCGATCACCATCGGCGTCGGCAACGGCGCGGCGATGCGCGAGACCACCCTGCGCATCCCGCCCCTGAACCGGCCGCAGCATAAATTCGTGTCCTTGATGGGCAATCTCACCCGCCACGGCCGCGCGAGCCATTACGATGTGGTCATGCGGCTGTCGGAGCGCGTCGGGGCGCAATGCTATCCGCTGCCGATGCCGGTGGTGACGAACACCGTGGCGGAGCGCGAAGTCCTGCAGGCGCAGCTCGCCTACCAGTCCTTCCTGTCGCTCGTCGAGGAGGCGAGCGTGCTGATGATGGGCATCGGCTATATGGGCTGGCAGGCGCCGCTCCATCTCGACGGCTTCATCACCGATGTCGAGCTCGGCCAGGCCATGGAGGCCGGCGCGATCGGCGAACTGCTCGGCCACGGCATCGACGCCTCCGGCAGGCTCGTCTCCGGCGGCTATCACGACCGGCTGACCTCCTTCCTGCTGCAGGCGGGAGCCAGGCGCCCGACCATGATCGTGCAGTCCGGCACCATCCGCGTGCCGGCCATCCGCGCCGCCCTCGACGGGCGCCTCGCCAACAGCCTGATCACCGACGAGAACACCGCGCGGCGCCTGCTGGAGGAATGA
- a CDS encoding ABC transporter permease: MTNIEATAPSGRATSAAIEFLRNYGALIGMVAVFLLIGFMKPSFLHAANISNVLRQSTILVIISLGLTVVMVMRGVDLSIAQITDAAAIMAAGLLIHGEPAWVAFLAPVALGAVLGGINGVLMAYLGIPAIIGSLGMMFVIRSGELIYTHGSEPQILFTLPKAVTEGFLFLGKQTIGPVPALVILAAAMALLAYALMALTPFGRQAKAVGSNVRAAYLAGIDIRLVFGAGFVVSGLMAAVAGVAMASRTGIAVPRGAEPYLLDAFAAAYLGTLASRTGAMTIPGTLIGALFVAFLGNGLTMLGFSAPYRYAFNGGFILLAMAVGALRRMK, translated from the coding sequence GTGACGAATATCGAAGCCACTGCCCCGTCCGGCCGGGCGACGAGCGCCGCCATCGAGTTCCTGCGCAATTACGGCGCCCTCATCGGCATGGTCGCCGTCTTCCTCCTGATCGGCTTCATGAAGCCGAGCTTCCTGCACGCCGCCAATATCAGCAATGTGCTGCGCCAGAGCACCATCCTCGTCATCATCTCGCTCGGGCTGACCGTGGTGATGGTGATGCGAGGCGTCGACCTCAGCATCGCCCAGATCACCGACGCCGCCGCCATCATGGCGGCCGGCCTCCTGATCCATGGCGAACCGGCCTGGGTCGCGTTCCTGGCGCCGGTGGCGCTCGGCGCGGTGCTCGGCGGCATCAACGGCGTGCTGATGGCCTATCTCGGCATCCCCGCCATCATCGGCTCGCTCGGCATGATGTTCGTGATCCGCAGCGGCGAGCTGATCTATACCCACGGCTCCGAGCCGCAGATCCTCTTCACCCTGCCCAAAGCGGTGACGGAGGGCTTCCTCTTCCTCGGCAAGCAGACGATCGGCCCGGTGCCCGCTCTGGTCATCCTCGCGGCCGCGATGGCCCTGCTCGCCTATGCGCTGATGGCGCTGACCCCGTTCGGCCGGCAGGCCAAGGCCGTCGGCAGCAATGTCCGCGCCGCCTATCTCGCCGGCATCGACATCCGCCTCGTCTTCGGCGCCGGCTTCGTGGTCAGCGGCCTGATGGCGGCGGTGGCGGGCGTCGCCATGGCCTCGCGCACCGGCATCGCCGTGCCGCGCGGTGCCGAACCCTATCTGCTCGACGCCTTCGCGGCGGCCTATCTCGGCACGCTCGCCTCGCGCACCGGCGCGATGACCATTCCGGGCACGCTCATCGGCGCGCTGTTCGTCGCCTTCCTCGGCAACGGCCTGACGATGCTCGGCTTCAGCGCGCCCTATCGCTACGCCTTCAACGGCGGCTTCATCCTGCTCGCGATGGCGGTCGGCGCCCTCAGGCGGATGAAATGA